DNA from Onthophagus taurus isolate NC chromosome 2, IU_Otau_3.0, whole genome shotgun sequence:
cATCAAATATACAATAACATCCATGGTTATTACATACATTAAATAGACatcaaaaatacatttaaaatacgtataaaaagtttaatttaatttctataagCATTAATTTATAGCATCGGCTCAACGAATTCGCAATCAAACGATTACGATGGCACTTCTAAAGAAATactatttaattaacaataaatagttACTCCTTCTAGTTGctatttgtttaaattgaaaacttAATGTAATGTAATCCTTGTATATTCGACAAATGTATTTCTCTCCTTGAGTGTTTACGATATacacaaacaatatttaatatcTTTAGTAGCTAATCGGTAGCATTATAGTGTAGTAGTtactctttaaattttttctaatttgatttttaaaatcaaagcTGTAAGAATCAGCCTTTCTTCCTTTCTTATACTTTGAATTGTTCCTTTTCTTCGAGAAGTCTTCGCAAACGGCATTAAGGAAGCTTTTTTTCTCTTATAACGACGAAGATAAGGTTCGTGaagattttattgatttaagtATTACTgtttgattatgatgttaagcTATTGCTGATTGTTGGGCAATCACTGGTTACTAAATCTAATTTCAATTCTGTATCTAACTTCTGGATACTGAAACCAGTCACTATGAATACAGGGTATTGGGTACTAGAATCATCTACTAGATACTGGATCAACCGTTGAATGCTGAAACCAGTTATTTTGCATACTGCATCTAATAGTTGGACACTAGAATCATTAAGTTAACACTGGAACCATCTAACGGATTCTGCAAAGAACACTTGTTGGATACTATTTATCACTCATATATTGGATATTAAAATCATCCACTGGATACGAAGTCATACACTAGATTCTGGTTGTAACCATTATGGAAGCTGTATCTGATTTCTAAGTGTAACCACTATTAGTACAGCACCCaacaacaatatttgaatCCTCAGAATGCGGAACTCGTCCGTTAGATATTAGAATCAATCGCCGATGTATTCAACATTCATAACAGCCAGATTGGTCATTATTGTGGTTATTAGCGCAGCAATCAGTATCATGATACCTCTCGGAGGAtaagttaattttgttttgaaaacaattttgttgcTAAGACcccaataatttttgttatttgccAAAGTGGAAATCTTGCTGTTAATAGAAAAGCTACCAAAGTTGTTTTAAGGAACTTACAAACGAACTTAGTAGCTCAACTGTTTGTTGTTACAGGAAGATTGATTTCGAGATTTTTGCAATGCCTTTTATAAGTTTGTTTGtctataatttgtttatttactttGAGCAATAATTGTACAACGAgagatattatttaatctaATCTTCACCTCATCAAAACATTATGTTTACAATCAAATATTGTGCGATAGAGCTGTTTTCTTATTGCGTCGATATGGTTATTTATTTACCAACTTTCAAAAATCCCattattcttaattaatttatgttagCTTTTAAAGGTAAATTAATAGATCAAATAAtcctattttataaaatagtcgaatatcactaaaaaaattaccgtATAATACGTTTTAACGCAAACGTGTTAATGAAACAAGCccgtatttatttatattgctAAAGCGCATGACTATTTTGAGAACTGCCTTGTTTACAGCACCATCACATCTCTATAgctgttattatttaaaaatacagtgAAATTAACACAGTGGTGTAACAAAGATTAGTTAttactttatataaaaaaattaaaaataaaaaattaattccttttCGTAATGgttatttttaggttttatAATTCCGTGTTTCTAGACCTGAAtcgaattttaaattgacCAATAAAATAGTTGAAAATAGACGACGTAGGTGTTTAATcgttgaaatttgtttttagatAAACCGCAACGAAACTTTTCTTCCTAACGTCacgttgaaattaaaataccaTGACACAAGAGGTGATACAATTGAATCTGCCAGTGCAATATCCAAAATGATTTGTGAAGGAGTTGCCGCCTTTTTTGGACCAGAAGCCTCTTGCCACGTGGAAGCCATTCTATCTAGATCAAGAAACATTCCTATGTTCAGTTATGTAAGttagatttttaaaaccaaaaaatttttatactttgtGCGTTCATCTTTTAGAAATGTTCAGATGCGCAAGCATCCGAAGTAGAAACATTTGCAAGAACTGAACCACCGGATACTCAGGTATGAATCACGACGAAGTTGAGTTACCTAAATCGTAAAGTTTTTAGCCAAACGGATCGGTGCACAGAACCGTAAAAAATTACATACTCACGCAGCCGGTTGTCGACCACGTGTTGCGATTGTGTTCTAAAAATACTGCCGGTCGTAAAGATTGAAAagcaattataaatatatcttaGCGACCTCTGGCTATTTTTAGATCTACGACCGACCGTGTGAAGGTGCACCTTACTCTGCACAATTTTAACTTCTAATTAAGCTGTTTCTTTCctccaatttaaaaatatattaaaacctcgatataacgaatTAATACGGGGAATTATATCTATAACAAGGACGGTAGAATCTAAGAGAACTGCTACATCCCGGGAACATAGGTTGCTCAGCTCGGAGgaccgttcgtgacgtcaacgcttaataacaattagaactagaactaagtcGTGCGTCTCTAAAGAgggctaaacctgaatatctagttctacgtctagtgttaattctagttttctatgaaaaatatacaacaatctaacgctgaataacaactaacactagtactagaactaacactaaacctaaaactagaaacatttgggtttagtcgtTAGTGCGTAAGGTTACTGAactctagtgttagtcctataaaaatttacaacaatctaacgttgaataacaattaaaactagaactaccttCCTTGGTTTATACATGCTATAGAtaactcggggaataccccaAATTTACCTATGAACATAAAATAGCTAATATATCATTAagcgctaacatttatattcaaatatattaatgtattaactaaataatattaatagtgtgatttaaaaatatttggcCATTAATCcaaagtccgttatatcgaagttttactgtaattaattttttttgtaggtcACAAAATCGGTGCTAtctcttcttttttattataattggaaaaaatttacaataatctATCAAAAGTCTTGGGAAACGGTCGCTAAGTCACTTAAAAAGGAAGCATTAGCCAATAATATGACCATAAATGATTATGAAGTGATTGATGATCATTGTTGCGAAAAAATGCTTAAGTGTTGTGAAACTTCGTTCTTCAACGAACTTATTACGAAAACTCGACATAGAACTCGCCGTAAGTCTTAATCAAACGAAAATTCGATAAAACCCTATAATTTTCAAACGTAACTTATTTATAGTATACGTTTATCTTGGAGGTACAACAGCTTTACTTCAAATGATGACAATGATGCAGCAAGCACAATTATTTGATAACGGTGATTATATGGTGATATATGTGGATGTGAACACTTATTCTGCTAAAGAAACTTATAAATACCTTTGGAGTAAGAAGAAatataactatttttttaatttaactaatttctatttttttttctaggaCATGATTTTCTTACAAATGTAGGTACATGCGAAGATTTTGATAAAGATTTTAGAAAACGAGCACAATCGTTACTGGTTATTGTACCTACAGGAATCTCAGATggttatgaaaattttacagcCGCCGTTAGAAAATACAACTCGAAAGAACCATTTAACTTTGTTATACCAGACATATTCAACTCCGCTGTGGTGAGtacgataattttttattcccgtattcaaaattgattcaaaaaagGCGTTTCTTTCAGTTTGTTTCGATTTATGCGGCGTATTTGTATGATTCTGTAATGTTGTACGCGAGAGCATTGCACGAATTGCTGCAAAATGAATCAAATTTGGATgatgaaaaaattgatgaaattggAAAAGACGGTATgaagattattaaaaaggTTATCAGTTTCGAATCGTACCCCAGtaggttttaattttgtcaCTGTAGAgtttgtttaatattattaaaaattttaggtaTTTCAGGAGTGACTGTGAGAATTGATAACAATGGCGATTCGGAAGGAAACTTTTCCCTTTTGGCTTTGACCGAATTATTTGACGATGATATCTCTTTGTCCAGAACTCTTAATTGTTCATGGCAAATGCGCCCGGTAGCAATATTCAAGGGAAATGCTAATGGAATACCAGTGAGTGAGTTTTTGTCACTTGTTTAAACATTATACATAAATCCATCCTAAAAATGACATGTTAAGAGTACttatcaaagtttttttttcgatatagCAATACCAGCTGACAAAAACGAAACCTATTCTTTGGTTGAAAGGTAAAGTGCCTCCGCATGAACCAAGTTGCGGTTTTAACAATGAACTGTGCGCGAAGAAAAGCGATAGCTTCAAAACGAGCATTGTGTCGGCTGCTGTGTTAGGTGCGATGCTTTTCTGCGCTATAGTCATTACAGTGAGCATCTATCGAAAGTGGAAGATCGAACAGGAAATTGAAGGATTATTATGGAAGATAGATGCACGCCAATTATCTGGATATTACGATCCTGTTGGGTCTCCTAGTCGTGTAAGAcacgttttattattaattagcctcgattaatctttatttttcacatttctAGACTAGTATAGGAAGCATTAGTATGACTTCGTTTGGAAGTAGGGCTGGTGTTCAACCATTTGCAACgacagttttattaaaaggGGTAACCGTGCGGATTAAAAAACTATCCTTTTCGAGGAACATAACGTTTTCAAGGGATGATATGAAGAAAATGCGATTATTAAGGGAGCTTCGACACGATAACGTTAATTCGTTTATAGGAGCCTGTATCGACACTACGTCAATTTTACTAGTCACTGACTATTGCGCCAAAGGAAGTTTATATGTAAGTCACCGGTTttcattcatttaaaattatcgcCCAATTTACTACTATTTTGCAGGATATTATAGAAAATGATGACATTGAACTGGACAGGATGTTTATTGCTTCGCTTGCCCACGATCTCATTAAGGTAAAATTCTTGTtaccatatttttatttgtaattattttaatttccataTATAGGGCATGTTGTATCTACACAATTCTGTGTTAGAAGTACACGGTAACTTAAAATCCTCGAATTGTGTCGTAACTAGTCGTTGGGTTTTACAAGTTACTGATTTCGGGTTAGCAGAATTAAGACAACTTTCGGAAAGTGATGTTGGAAGTATAGGTGATCATCAACATTATAGAGgtaaacgattttattttaaattggcataacaaaaatttttaaaaaaagtttttttttagctttattttggAAAGCACCAGAATTATTAAGACATCCCAATGCGTATATACATGGTACACAAAAAGGTGATATTTACGCGTTTGCAATTATCCTTTATGAATTAATTGGAAGAAGGTCTCCGCCGTTTCGTGGCGCTGGTTTGGAGCCAAAAggtatttaaagaaaacattcatatgattttaattaaatttttatttttacagaaATTATAGATTCAATAAAACGAATACCGGGCGATGAGTATCCGTTTAgaccaaatttaaaacttttagaagaaaaagaatttggcGACGAAGAATATATTCTGCAATGCATTAAAGATTGTTGGGCGGAAGATCCAGATTTGAGGCCTGATTTTACGCAAATTCGAATCagattgaaaaaaatgaagGAAGGAAAGTAAGTATTTtaaagtgttaatttttagtttttaattcttttaatgtaTAGGAAGAATATTATGGATCAAATGATGGAAATGATGGTTACATACGCGAATCATTTAGAGGATTTAGTACAAGAACGAACTAGATTGTTAAATGAGGAGAAAATGAAAACTGTCGATTTGCTTCATAGAATGTTACcaaagtaattatttaaaaattaaaaatcgtttgtaattattttaattaactatttcttttattaggCCAGTCGCGGAGAAATTAACTGCTGGTTGCGGTATAGAACCTGAATGGTTCGATATGGTTACAATTTATTTCAGTGATATAGTTGGTTTTACTGCAATGTCAGCTGAAAGCACTCCATTACAAgtaaaattaatcgattttgatgtaaattaaagtattttaagcaatttattttttaggtcgtaaactttttaaatgatcTCTATACAGTATTTGATAGAATTATCAGGGGCTATGATGTTTATAAAGTAGAAACAATAGGTGATGCTTACATGGTGGTAAGTAtgaattttattctttaaagaCTTACATACTTAAATTACATCTTAGGTTTCAGGCCTTCCAGTTAGAAATAATGCATATCATACGGGAGAGATAGCATCCATGGCTCTCGATCTTTTATCACACGTGAGAGATCACAGAATACCTCATCGACCTAACGAAACCGTTAAATTACGCATTGGAATCCACACAggttattttctttgattaatttaatttctttaattttaaattaaaaatgttttaggtcCCGTCGTTGCTGGAGTTGTTGGATTAACAATGCCTAGGTATTGCTTATTTGGAGATACTGTTAATACCGCTTCAAGAATGGAAAGTAATGGGGAACCTCTTAAGATACACATAAGCGTTCAATGTAAAGAGGCTTTAGATAAACTGGGGGGTTATATTGTTGAAGAACGTGGTTTGGTCAACATGAAGGGTAAAGGAGCAGTTTTAACTTATTGGTTAGTTGGTGCGACGGACAATGCCATACAAAGAAGGGAAGAACGTGATCTTGAAGAATGTCTACCATTGTTTTGCAAACCAAAACGGGGTAgtccaaaattaaataatgattcTAGGCAAGCTTCTTTCTGTGGTGGTTGCGTGGGATTAAATAGTCGAAGACAGTCAAGTGTACCTAGAGGGACAAGTGTGGAAGTTGACAGTTGTTCAACACTGCACAATCCTTCACCGCTCCTAGTAAGAAATAGATCGACACGTCATGTTTTGCACGTTCCGGATGCTACCTCCaaacaaacaataaattcCACGTTTGGGAGCCAAGTAATAGATGCCAATGAATTGGAAACGAATAGAAGAGGTTTAAGAACGCGAAGAGTTTTATCGAGTATAGCATCAAGTTGTGATGAGCCATGCAAAAGCCAAATAATACCAAAAGTTCGCGAATCAAAATCTTTAGATATATTGCCAGTAATTAAGAGACCGTTTCTTTTTTCTGGTAGAAGAACGGATTCGAAGCGTAGTACAAAGTCTTTGGAAGAGAGTTGTGAAAAATGTGGTGATATTCAAATTATTGCAATTCCAACCAATAGGcttgtaaataataattttgctaATGGTAATATGTTCGGTTTGACTGAGCAAAATACCAGTTCGTTGGATGATGTAGAAGAACCATTATTAAATTCCAGAGGATTGAATCCAACAATAGTACAAAGAAAAAGAGTGGGTAGTGGTATAGATGAGATTACTGATGAATTGGCGTCAAAACGATGGAAATCACTGGAATCTCTTCGCACGATAGGCGAACAGATACCTAGTGATAGGCCAAGCAAAAAGAATCCACCTAGACACTCAATAAAAAGTTGGATTTTTGGATTCTTTAACGGAAACGGAATAAAGGCCAGCAACACAGTTTTAAACGATTATAACAGCATACAATTAGAAAAGGAAAGCATTGTTTAATCAAtcgtacttttttttaaattttaaaaattaaatgtttgacGTGTTACATGAATATTTGTCTTTAATAATGTACCTTTTGTGTGTAAATCAAAATCTAGTGTATGCATTTATATCGCAATTTGTGTGATGTTTTGTGCATTCAAGTCTAGAATACGTACAGTGattcaaattttgaataaactgtattttcaaaaaaataattttcatgtGTTGATAAATAGACAATCACATTATGTTTCTTGTCAAATTATATCAACGTTAGTCATATCATTGTCTCGAAAATGTATGGTACAAGTTATAAGAATATAACAATTcgagtaacaaaaaaaaataataaaaactatattgcACAAAACTATCTTAATCTATATGCAATGTCAATGTCTTATTATTGTATCAATCTTAATCAATTTTCATCTGCTGGTATCTGATTAGCAGCAATGTGAAGAGTTTATTCAATCAGTGCTAGCAGAGAGAACCGCGCTGAACATACGGTTTTTGTTGGAGGGTCAGTGATTTTGTCGATTGAATGGCTGTGAACATTATCTCCatgtaaataaaagaaaaaaaattcaaaaaaaaagaaaggaaactATCCAATTTCTTTCACACTTTTTAGAATACATGTGCCATTAACttatgttagaaaaaaagaattacattttagatttataaattttatctaTAGTTAAATCAcatgtaaatattattgtcaTTAGATAATGTTTGATAAATAgacgtatttatttattaaaaaaatatgttttactTCTCTCCCATATTCAACAAGGTCAaggttttgatttttaatcaaacaatttaattaacaaaattcgtaaataaatatatttacctaaattacaaaaaaaaaattggtgttTATCTATATTCACATTGATGACCACATCCTGTTGGACACACTTTTTTCGCTGCTATCCATTCTTGCATATGCTTTAAATGCCCACCATGCGAACATCCTTGACACCAAGCGTAAAGTCCTTTTACCACCTGGTGACATACACTACACAAACTATGTTCAGATGTATGGCAACGATCGCACAACCACCCTGTTCTTTGTAATGGTTTCGCACATTGACTACAATTTGTGTTTATCCTAGTTGATTGTTGATTTAAACAGTTAACCGAAGGTAgccaagaaattttaattacctttaaaatcaaactttaaagttagTAAGTTATAGCGATTTTAACTCAATGCTTTAGAGAACTTCAATCCATCTTTAGTTCTGTTCTAATATAGAGTATCTTTAGAGTATCTTTGGCATTAAAAAACATCacatttgtttcatttttcgtGTGGAATTGGAAAATATGATGCTGGGGTAGGTTATATATAGACTCAGTGTTACTTTTTTGTGTAGGTAATATGGTAATATATACAGTTCGCGTCAAAAGTTACTTCTATCCTGTCTAATTTGAAAACGGTTCGAGATATCGTCATAAGACAAAACACATCGATTtagaatattataattaacttGTAGATCCTCTAATTAATTAAGCCCAGGTCGCTTATGGCCATATAATACGCTAAACCTAACTTCATATTGCTTTGAATCATTATGGTTGCTCGTCAATGACAATGATTATATCctttgttgttaaaattgaataataagaAATGCACATTACATTAGAAGTTAGATTTTCGACTGAAATTGGTGGACGAACGGAATGTAACGAATCATGTGGGTGAACGTTACGTTTAAACAATGAGATCTGGCAGGCCAGGAAATTGGACCTCCCCTTCCAATCCATCGCCCAGCATAATCCCAGTCTAAAGCTTCACGTgcaatatgtgaaaaatgtgCTGGACACCCATCATTTTGCAGCcacatattttgtctttcttcCTTGCTCAAATCTATAAGTAACGTTGGTAAgacgtcatctaaaaaatttcggtACTTCTCCCCATTCAGCATACTACGAATATAGACCGATCAATTTATTACCAATTATGCCACACCAAACATTAACCGTTTTAATGCAGACGATGAGAAGTACAATATTAAAGAAGGAAAAAACTATAACATATGTTTATACATTTAGTCGTGCCCGTCGAAGATCGGCAATCGAAACAGTGTCGCAccgaatttaaatattaaataataaacaataatcaTCCAAAcaattttacttatttaattaacTACTTAACGATGAGCATTGAAAAAACTATCGCGAAACTtcaaaatatatagggtgccatttaaaaaattggtcgtgaccttcatataaccttgaaaatagggtcaaggtcaaaaaatgttatcctCATATAGTTTCCcccttcgcacagaacaactttcatttggttcatttttatgtaaaatgaaccgttttcgagataatcgcttgtctcacgttaaatggaccaaCCTGTATATATATCTTGGTTTTCTGCAATTGAAACCAATTGGTCGACCATCTATAGTAGTTATGATACGCTTGAAAAGtgtatacaatttttgttcaacatttttttatttgggaTCTCGACAAGCAAAACCAACCTTATTTGACTACCAAAGAAAAGACTCAACTCACCACTAAAACATCCTGTGATTCAAGATTGTAATCATTAACGTCCCAAATAACACCGCAACAGATACatacaaataaaaagttaCTTCCACAATTTCTATCGCATATACACGACAAAATAAAATGTCACAGAAacgaaatcaaaaaaattcattttagcAGACTGCCAAGTTAATTGACCTAATTGCCTATATAAATGAGCTCCCTTTTATTGGTTTGAAAATCTATGACGTTTGTGCATCATCAAAAATTTCTGTCATCAACATTTTAAGATTGAGTTTTTTTACAATAACAGTGATCAAAAGTGAAATTATTCTGAATAAGAGCACGAGTAGTTCTCTAGAGCAAAaagtcattaaaaaaatgaatcaacTTACTTGTGTAGCTACATTCCATAATTGATACCTATGCAACATATCCAAATAACCTAATAGCCATTGTTCTTGCGTAACATCATCAAGTGTCTTTAAATGTTTTCTTCTATCCCCTAAAACGATAAGAACACAAGCTGCTGTTTGAATATCGCCCATTGTAGCATGATATTTCAAAGCGTCTACAACAGTATTGCTTGGATCCCATAAACACTTTTCAACCGTTTTTGATACGGTTAATAACCCGGGTACTTGGTCGTCGTATTGAACCGGTTGTAAACACTCATCGTTAATATCCGGCGAATAatgattttgtaaattttcaggTGGAGGCGAACGATCTGATATTTCATGCCGGAGATTAAAAGCTTCGTTTGGTAACGTCCAATCTTGTTGCTGTTGACCCAATTGTTGAGAATTTTGCAGACTATTTCggtaatctattttttttaatataaaagaataaaatgaaaCATCTTGGATTATTTTTCTCCTTACCTAAACTAAGAGCATCTAATTCATTATCAAGTTCGTTTTCTCCAAACGAAAAGTCGCCTTTTGGCAAaccaaaacgaaaattgttgtAAACGGAAAAGCCATTAAATCCTCCAACATAATCTACGAGATCTCTATCTACCTCTGTTTCGTCGCCAATATATTTCGATCCAGAGACATCACCAcctataaattaattgttttaacttgtttaagtaattttgttaattttatcaatcAAGTCATTTCACCTTTTGATCTCTGATCTTCAGATACATAATCATTAGGATAcccaacaattttcaaaaaacatttatcattattatttgttaatggAGTATTAGCTGGCGATGGATAAAATTCATCTccatacattattttaattattctccATACAATTGAcacctaaaattaatttgtttatatttatttgataacaatttaaataaaagaatacattcttacattattttttccatattcttttGCTATTGAAGAGTTATGTTCACAAATTTCTGAGAATGATCGTCCAgttaaaatgtaattcttaGCCAAATCATAAAATGAATGTTGATCTTGACATGTAACTATGTTGAATTGGTGAATAGCGCTGCTGGCTTGATGAAATTGATCGTTACTAATAGTATTGGAACTCTtccttaaagaaaataattaagttattattttagtcAGTTATTAATTGATAATATAAGCGGAAGTGTACTGTTACAAAGCTGTTTTAAACCCAATTTTTCAATAAGCATATAATAAGTGGAAAAGAACtgcgttattattattagttttctCTGTACTCACACATTCGCTATCAACGGATCTCCTATTGACGATAGTGATTTTAGtctataaagaaaattatgaagGAACAACTTACAGAAAGAGTGCAacgttttcttattattatagaaAGTTAGATATAGATAGTGTATTGTAgacatattaattattaaaatcagtATAGACATGTTAGAAACTAAGAAAACATAACGCAATGGTTACATTTTTCTCACCTAATCAAACCAGGTTGTTTAGAAAACGTATTATTTATTGGTATTCTATAGGCGAAAATAATTTCTCCGTGGTTATTGAGTGAAATTCCTTGTGGATTAGCCTTATTTGCTGGTCGAGTAGCGTCTCTAAATGCATGTTGATATAGTGTACAGTCcttgaattaaaa
Protein-coding regions in this window:
- the LOC111426980 gene encoding receptor-type guanylate cyclase Gyc76C-like: MRLGPALLVALLPLLAWADPTTNNIINSRVAPDDHEAPATTSAVATASVPTPCCSSTERTSTDGGATSTNATQEGATYLGEYPVGNKKKIFHIGYLPAVRGNLNERQGLAISGAITYALDQINRNETFLPNVTLKLKYHDTRGDTIESASAISKMICEGVAAFFGPEASCHVEAILSRSRNIPMFSYKCSDAQASEVETFARTEPPDTQVTKSVLSLLFYYNWKKFTIIYQKSWETVAKSLKKEALANNMTINDYEVIDDHCCEKMLKCCETSFFNELITKTRHRTRLYVYLGGTTALLQMMTMMQQAQLFDNGDYMVIYVDVNTYSAKETYKYLWRHDFLTNVGTCEDFDKDFRKRAQSLLVIVPTGISDGYENFTAAVRKYNSKEPFNFVIPDIFNSAVFVSIYAAYLYDSVMLYARALHELLQNESNLDDEKIDEIGKDGMKIIKKVISFESYPSISGVTVRIDNNGDSEGNFSLLALTELFDDDISLSRTLNCSWQMRPVAIFKGNANGIPQYQLTKTKPILWLKGKVPPHEPSCGFNNELCAKKSDSFKTSIVSAAVLGAMLFCAIVITVSIYRKWKIEQEIEGLLWKIDARQLSGYYDPVGSPSRTSIGSISMTSFGSRAGVQPFATTVLLKGVTVRIKKLSFSRNITFSRDDMKKMRLLRELRHDNVNSFIGACIDTTSILLVTDYCAKGSLYDIIENDDIELDRMFIASLAHDLIKGMLYLHNSVLEVHGNLKSSNCVVTSRWVLQVTDFGLAELRQLSESDVGSIGDHQHYRALFWKAPELLRHPNAYIHGTQKGDIYAFAIILYELIGRRSPPFRGAGLEPKEIIDSIKRIPGDEYPFRPNLKLLEEKEFGDEEYILQCIKDCWAEDPDLRPDFTQIRIRLKKMKEGKKNIMDQMMEMMVTYANHLEDLVQERTRLLNEEKMKTVDLLHRMLPKPVAEKLTAGCGIEPEWFDMVTIYFSDIVGFTAMSAESTPLQVVNFLNDLYTVFDRIIRGYDVYKVETIGDAYMVVSGLPVRNNAYHTGEIASMALDLLSHVRDHRIPHRPNETVKLRIGIHTGPVVAGVVGLTMPRYCLFGDTVNTASRMESNGEPLKIHISVQCKEALDKLGGYIVEERGLVNMKGKGAVLTYWLVGATDNAIQRREERDLEECLPLFCKPKRGSPKLNNDSRQASFCGGCVGLNSRRQSSVPRGTSVEVDSCSTLHNPSPLLVRNRSTRHVLHVPDATSKQTINSTFGSQVIDANELETNRRGLRTRRVLSSIASSCDEPCKSQIIPKVRESKSLDILPVIKRPFLFSGRRTDSKRSTKSLEESCEKCGDIQIIAIPTNRLVNNNFANGNMFGLTEQNTSSLDDVEEPLLNSRGLNPTIVQRKRVGSGIDEITDELASKRWKSLESLRTIGEQIPSDRPSKKNPPRHSIKSWIFGFFNGNGIKASNTVLNDYNSIQLEKESIV
- the LOC111426981 gene encoding GATOR2 complex protein WDR24 isoform X1 — encoded protein: MATFSVSQEGPVNALALNRDNNQVAIGGRNVFKVYSIEDDCFKEICNLRASKHLNLSFSCNDVAWSLIDDHYLATAATNGHVCVWNLTKSGKAMQEQDYQEHKRTVNKVNFHASEPNRLISGSQDGTMRYFDIRTKSAVAIFYSNTESVRDVQFSPHAPATFAAVSENGNVQIWDVRRHDKYQQQFTAHSGPVFACDWHPDTSWLATASRDKTIKVWDLGSSKTTLEYTIHTIASIGHIKWRPQRKYHIASCALVIDCSVNIWDVRRPYIPFAAFNEHKDIPSGVVWRGDPQIFLSTGRDCTLYQHAFRDATRPANKANPQGISLNNHGEIIFAYRIPINNTFSKQPGLIRLKSLSSIGDPLIANVKSSNTISNDQFHQASSAIHQFNIVTCQDQHSFYDLAKNYILTGRSFSEICEHNSSIAKEYGKNNVSIVWRIIKIMYGDEFYPSPANTPLTNNNDKCFLKIVGYPNDYVSEDQRSKGGDVSGSKYIGDETEVDRDLVDYVGGFNGFSVYNNFRFGLPKGDFSFGENELDNELDALSLDYRNSLQNSQQLGQQQQDWTLPNEAFNLRHEISDRSPPPENLQNHYSPDINDECLQPVQYDDQVPGLLTVSKTVEKCLWDPSNTVVDALKYHATMGDIQTAACVLIVLGDRRKHLKTLDDVTQEQWLLGYLDMLHRYQLWNVATQVIKISWLPSVNCLNQQSTRINTNCSQCAKPLQRTGWLCDRCHTSEHSLCSVCHQVVKGLYAWCQGCSHGGHLKHMQEWIAAKKVCPTGCGHQCEYR
- the LOC111426981 gene encoding GATOR2 complex protein WDR24 isoform X2 is translated as MATFSVSQEGPVNALALNRDNNQVAIGGRNVFKVYSIEDDCFKEICNLRASKHLNLSFSCNDVAWSLIDDHYLATAATNGHVCVWNLTKSGKAMQEQDYQEHKRTVNKVNFHASEPNRLISGSQDGTMRYFDIRTKSAVAIFYSNTESVRDVQFSPHAPATFAAVSENGNVQIWDVRRHDKYQQQFTAHSGPVFACDWHPDTSWLATASRDKTIKVWDLGSSKTTLEYTIHTIASIGHIKWRPQRKYHIASCALVIDCSVNIWDVRRPYIPFAAFNEHKDIPSGVVWRGDPQIFLSTGRDCTLYQHAFRDATRPANKANPQGISLNNHGEIIFAYRIPINNTFSKQPGLIRKSSNTISNDQFHQASSAIHQFNIVTCQDQHSFYDLAKNYILTGRSFSEICEHNSSIAKEYGKNNVSIVWRIIKIMYGDEFYPSPANTPLTNNNDKCFLKIVGYPNDYVSEDQRSKGGDVSGSKYIGDETEVDRDLVDYVGGFNGFSVYNNFRFGLPKGDFSFGENELDNELDALSLDYRNSLQNSQQLGQQQQDWTLPNEAFNLRHEISDRSPPPENLQNHYSPDINDECLQPVQYDDQVPGLLTVSKTVEKCLWDPSNTVVDALKYHATMGDIQTAACVLIVLGDRRKHLKTLDDVTQEQWLLGYLDMLHRYQLWNVATQVIKISWLPSVNCLNQQSTRINTNCSQCAKPLQRTGWLCDRCHTSEHSLCSVCHQVVKGLYAWCQGCSHGGHLKHMQEWIAAKKVCPTGCGHQCEYR